The following proteins are co-located in the Gemmatimonadaceae bacterium genome:
- a CDS encoding S4 domain-containing protein: MTPIPDETTKVRLDKWLWAARFYKTRALAVDAIETGKIEVNGERSKRSKLVQPGDRIRIRMGPYEHLIAVKGVSEKRGSATIAAQLYEEDPESKKARETTAAHVRAMRASTGYESGRPTKKDRRDIERLRRR, translated from the coding sequence ATGACACCTATTCCAGATGAAACGACGAAGGTAAGACTCGACAAATGGCTGTGGGCGGCGCGGTTTTACAAAACCCGCGCGCTTGCCGTCGATGCCATCGAGACCGGCAAGATCGAGGTGAACGGCGAGCGCTCCAAGCGCTCGAAGCTCGTGCAGCCCGGTGACAGAATCCGAATCCGCATGGGGCCGTACGAGCACCTGATCGCGGTCAAAGGAGTTTCCGAGAAGCGAGGCTCGGCTACGATCGCCGCGCAATTGTATGAAGAAGACCCTGAATCGAAAAAGGCCCGCGAGACGACGGCGGCGCACGTGCGGGCGATGCGGGCCAGCACCGGATACGAGAGCGGGCGGCCCACAAAAAAAGATCGGCGCGACATCGAGCGGTTGCGCCGGCGCTGA